From the Pseudomonas sp. SORT22 genome, one window contains:
- the lptF gene encoding LPS export ABC transporter permease LptF — protein MIVFRYLSREVLVTLSAVSAVLLVIIMSGRFIKYLAQAAQGVLDPSVLFLIMGYRLPGFLQLILPLGLFLGILLAYGRLYLESEMTVLSATGMSQQRLLGMTMAPAALVALLVAWLSLSLAPQGVTQVAQIINQQDALTEFDTLVPGRFQTLRDGSRVTYTEQLSEDRVNLGGVFISEKRFNQDKTKDRGPSVLVAEKGHQQVNPDGNRYLILENGYRYDGNPGQADYRAIKYDTYGVLLPKPEVSEEITEREAIPTSQLIGSKGLRERAELQWRLSLPLLVFIVTLLAVPLSRVNPRQGRFLKLLPAILLYMAYLTMLIAVRGALEKGKLPIGLGIWWVHGLFLLIGLGLMYWEPLRLKRAARRAEVAHG, from the coding sequence TTGATCGTCTTTCGTTATCTGTCCCGCGAGGTCCTGGTGACCTTGAGTGCCGTCAGCGCTGTGCTGCTGGTCATCATCATGAGTGGGCGCTTCATCAAATACCTGGCCCAGGCGGCCCAGGGCGTGCTCGACCCGAGCGTGCTGTTCCTGATCATGGGCTACCGCCTGCCGGGCTTCCTGCAGTTGATCCTGCCTCTGGGGCTGTTCCTCGGTATCCTCCTGGCCTATGGCCGTTTGTACCTGGAAAGCGAGATGACCGTGCTTTCGGCCACCGGCATGAGCCAGCAGCGGTTGCTGGGCATGACCATGGCGCCGGCGGCACTGGTGGCCTTGCTGGTAGCCTGGCTGAGCCTGAGCCTGGCGCCCCAGGGCGTTACCCAGGTCGCACAGATCATCAACCAGCAGGACGCCCTGACCGAGTTCGACACCCTGGTGCCGGGCCGCTTCCAGACCCTGCGCGATGGTTCACGGGTTACCTATACCGAGCAACTGTCGGAAGATCGGGTCAACCTTGGCGGCGTGTTCATTTCCGAGAAGCGCTTCAACCAGGACAAGACCAAGGACCGCGGTCCGTCGGTACTGGTGGCGGAAAAAGGCCACCAGCAGGTCAACCCCGATGGCAACCGCTACCTGATCCTGGAAAACGGCTACCGCTATGACGGTAACCCTGGCCAGGCTGATTACCGCGCAATCAAGTACGACACCTACGGCGTGCTGTTGCCCAAGCCTGAAGTCAGTGAAGAGATCACCGAGCGTGAAGCCATCCCGACCTCGCAACTGATTGGCAGCAAGGGCCTGCGCGAGCGTGCCGAGCTGCAGTGGCGCCTGTCGCTGCCGTTGCTGGTGTTCATCGTCACCCTGCTGGCGGTGCCACTGTCGCGGGTCAACCCGCGCCAGGGCCGTTTCCTCAAACTGCTGCCGGCGATTCTTCTGTATATGGCGTACCTGACAATGCTGATTGCCGTGCGTGGCGCCCTGGAGAAAGGCAAGCTGCCGATCGGCCTGGGTATCTGGTGGGTCCATGGCCTGTTTCTGTTGATCGGCCTGGGGCTGATGTACTGGGAGCCGTTGCGCCTCAAGCGCGCCGCTCGCCGTGCGGAGGTGGCCCATGGTTAA
- a CDS encoding leucyl aminopeptidase translates to MELVVKSVAAASLKTATLVLPVAEGGKLGAIAKTIDEATGGALASVLKRGDLAGKVGQTLLLHSLPNLKAERVLLVGTGKDAELGDRSWRKVVAAVLAVLKGLNGSDAALALDDVKVAGRDAFYGKTRLLAESLLDGQYVFDQFKSKKAEPRALKKITLLSAKAGASDVERAVKHAVAIANGMGFTRDLGNLPPNVCHPSYLAEQAKALGKEFKGLKVEVLDEKKIKDLGMGAFYAVGQGSDQPPRLIVLNYQGGKKSEKPFVLVGKGITFDTGGISLKPGAGMDEMKFDMGGAASVFGTLRAVLELQLPINLVCLLACAENMPSGGATRPGDIVTTMSGQTVEILNTDAEGRLVLCDTLTYAERFKPQAVIDIATLTGACIVALGSHTSGLMGNNDDLVGQLLDAGKRADDRAWQLPLFDEYQEQLDSPFADIANIGGPKAGTITAGCFLSRFAKAYNWAHLDIAGTAWISGGKDKGATGRPVPLLTQYLLDRANA, encoded by the coding sequence ATGGAACTGGTTGTAAAAAGCGTAGCCGCAGCATCCTTGAAAACCGCCACCCTGGTCCTGCCAGTGGCTGAAGGCGGCAAACTCGGCGCCATCGCCAAAACCATCGACGAAGCCACCGGCGGTGCCCTGGCCAGCGTGCTCAAGCGCGGCGACCTGGCCGGCAAGGTCGGCCAGACCCTGCTGCTGCACAGCCTGCCAAACCTCAAGGCCGAGCGCGTATTGCTGGTGGGTACCGGCAAGGATGCCGAGCTGGGTGATCGCAGCTGGCGCAAGGTCGTTGCCGCCGTGCTGGCAGTGCTCAAGGGGCTGAACGGCAGCGACGCAGCTCTGGCCCTGGACGACGTCAAGGTTGCCGGCCGCGATGCTTTCTATGGCAAGACCCGCCTGTTGGCCGAGAGCCTGCTCGATGGCCAGTACGTGTTCGACCAGTTCAAGAGCAAGAAAGCCGAACCTCGCGCCCTGAAAAAAATCACCCTGCTCAGCGCCAAGGCCGGTGCCAGCGATGTCGAGCGCGCGGTCAAGCATGCCGTTGCCATCGCCAACGGCATGGGCTTCACCCGCGACCTGGGCAACCTGCCACCGAACGTCTGCCACCCAAGCTACCTGGCCGAACAGGCCAAGGCCCTGGGCAAGGAATTCAAGGGCCTCAAGGTCGAGGTGCTGGACGAGAAGAAGATCAAGGACCTGGGCATGGGCGCTTTCTACGCCGTCGGCCAGGGCAGCGACCAGCCGCCACGCCTGATCGTGCTCAACTACCAGGGCGGCAAAAAGAGCGAGAAGCCTTTCGTGCTGGTGGGCAAGGGCATCACCTTCGACACCGGTGGCATCAGCCTCAAGCCCGGCGCCGGCATGGATGAAATGAAGTTCGACATGGGCGGCGCCGCCAGCGTCTTCGGCACCCTGCGCGCCGTGCTCGAGCTGCAACTGCCGATCAACCTGGTGTGCCTGCTGGCCTGCGCCGAGAACATGCCGAGCGGCGGCGCCACCCGTCCTGGCGACATCGTCACGACCATGAGCGGGCAGACCGTCGAGATCCTCAACACCGACGCCGAAGGCCGCCTGGTGCTGTGCGACACCCTGACCTACGCCGAGCGCTTCAAGCCTCAGGCAGTGATCGACATCGCCACCCTGACCGGCGCCTGCATCGTCGCCCTGGGCAGCCACACCTCGGGCCTGATGGGCAACAACGATGACCTGGTCGGGCAACTGCTCGACGCCGGCAAGCGCGCCGACGACCGCGCCTGGCAGCTACCGCTGTTCGACGAATACCAGGAACAGCTCGACAGCCCGTTCGCCGACATCGCCAACATCGGCGGGCCAAAAGCCGGCACCATCACCGCCGGTTGCTTCCTGTCGCGCTTTGCCAAGGCTTACAACTGGGCTCACCTGGACATCGCCGGCACCGCCTGGATCAGCGGCGGCAAGGACAAGGGTGCCACTGGCCGCCCGGTTCCACTGCTGACCCAGTACCTGCTCGATCGCGCCAACGCCTGA
- a CDS encoding DNA polymerase III subunit chi — protein MSKVDFYILPSAAPSARLDFACKLCDKAWRLGHRVYLHCSDAAQRDELDARLWAFKGEAFVPHDAAEDNPQGSVALGLGDDAGSHQDLLINLDLKVPAFASRFARIAEIVVEEPAIRQAARESFRFYREQGYALQDHRLQRL, from the coding sequence ATGAGCAAAGTCGATTTCTACATATTGCCCAGCGCCGCGCCCTCGGCGCGCCTGGATTTCGCCTGCAAACTGTGCGACAAGGCCTGGCGCCTGGGGCACCGGGTTTACCTGCATTGCAGCGACGCCGCCCAGCGCGATGAACTGGACGCGCGCCTGTGGGCGTTCAAGGGCGAGGCCTTCGTGCCCCACGACGCGGCTGAAGACAACCCGCAGGGCAGCGTCGCTCTGGGCCTTGGCGATGATGCCGGCAGCCACCAGGACCTGCTGATCAACCTTGACCTCAAGGTGCCAGCGTTCGCTTCCCGCTTTGCCCGGATCGCCGAGATCGTGGTCGAAGAGCCGGCGATTCGTCAGGCGGCCCGAGAGAGTTTCCGTTTCTACCGCGAACAGGGCTATGCTCTGCAAGATCACCGCTTACAGCGACTCTGA
- a CDS encoding valine--tRNA ligase, giving the protein MDKTYQPHAIETSWYNTWESENYFAPQGAGDSYTIMIPPPNVTGSLHMGHGFNNAIMDALIRFRRMQGRNTLWQPGTDHAGIATQMLVERQLEAKGQNRHDLGREKFLEKVWEWKDQSGGNISRQIRRLGSSVDWSRERFTMDDGLSEAVKEAFVRLHEDGLIYRGKRLVNWDTKLHTAISDLEVENHDEKGHLWNLRYPLADGAKTADGKDYLIVATTRPETMLGDAAVAVNPEDERYKALIGKFVELPLVGRRIPIIADDYCDPEFGTGCVKITPAHDFNDYEVGKRHNLPLLNIFDKNAFVLPAAQVFNLDGSVNDSIDATLPAQYAGLDRFVARKQIVADFDAAGLLVSVDDHALKVPKGDRSGTVIEPWLTDQWYVSTKPLAEPAIAAVEDGRIQFVPKQYENMYFSWMRDIQDWCISRQLWWGHRIPAWYDESGKVYVGRSEEEVRSKHNLGADVVLNQDNDVLDTWFSSGLWTFSTLGWPQQTEFLKKFHSTDVLVTGFDIIFFWVARMIMLTMHLVKNEDGTPQVPFKTVYVHGLVRDGQGQKMSKSKGNVLDPLDIVDGITLDELLEKRTSGMMQPKLAEKIAKQTKAEFPEGIASYGTDALRFTFCSLASTGRDIKFDMGRVEGYRNFCNKIWNAARYVLDKGEDCGQNGEAYELSLADRWIISQLQRTEAEVTRQLDQFRFDLAAQALYEFIWNQYCDWYLELSKPVLWDENAPVERARGTRRTLVRVLEVALRLAHPFMPFITEEIWQRLAPLAGAQGKTIMLQPWPVANESRIDAAAEGDIEWLKELMLGVRNIRGEMNIGPGKPLQLFLKNASAEDQRRLQENEALLKKLAKIESFTVLGEQDEAPLSATALVGDLQVLVPMAGLIDKDAELARLSKEIQRLQGEVQRVGGKLSNAAFVDKAPPAVIDKERAKLAEAEQALANFTEQHARIAAL; this is encoded by the coding sequence ATGGATAAGACCTACCAGCCGCACGCCATTGAAACTTCCTGGTACAACACCTGGGAGTCCGAGAATTATTTCGCTCCGCAAGGCGCGGGCGATTCCTACACCATCATGATCCCGCCGCCGAACGTCACCGGCAGCCTGCACATGGGTCATGGCTTCAACAACGCGATCATGGACGCCCTGATCCGTTTCCGCCGCATGCAGGGCCGCAACACCCTGTGGCAGCCAGGTACCGACCACGCCGGTATCGCCACGCAGATGCTGGTCGAGCGTCAACTCGAAGCCAAAGGCCAGAACCGTCACGACCTGGGCCGCGAGAAGTTCCTGGAAAAGGTCTGGGAATGGAAAGATCAGTCCGGTGGCAACATCAGCCGCCAGATTCGCCGCCTGGGCTCGTCGGTCGACTGGAGCCGCGAGCGTTTCACCATGGACGACGGCCTCTCGGAAGCAGTGAAAGAAGCCTTCGTGCGCCTGCATGAAGACGGCCTGATCTACCGCGGCAAGCGCCTGGTCAACTGGGACACCAAGCTGCACACGGCGATTTCCGACCTCGAAGTGGAAAACCACGACGAGAAGGGTCACCTGTGGAACCTGCGCTACCCGCTGGCTGACGGCGCCAAAACTGCCGACGGCAAGGACTACCTGATCGTCGCCACCACGCGCCCGGAAACCATGCTCGGCGACGCCGCCGTTGCCGTGAACCCGGAAGACGAGCGTTACAAGGCGCTGATCGGCAAGTTCGTCGAGCTGCCGCTGGTTGGCCGCCGTATCCCGATCATCGCCGACGACTATTGCGACCCTGAGTTCGGTACCGGCTGTGTGAAAATCACCCCGGCCCACGACTTCAACGACTATGAAGTCGGCAAGCGCCACAACCTGCCGCTGCTGAACATCTTCGACAAGAACGCCTTCGTCCTGCCGGCCGCCCAGGTGTTCAACCTCGACGGCAGCGTCAACGACAGTATCGACGCGACCCTGCCGGCCCAGTATGCAGGCCTCGACCGCTTCGTTGCGCGCAAGCAGATCGTTGCCGATTTCGACGCCGCCGGCCTGTTGGTCAGCGTCGACGACCACGCCCTGAAAGTGCCGAAAGGCGACCGCTCGGGTACCGTCATCGAGCCGTGGCTGACCGACCAGTGGTACGTGTCGACCAAGCCGCTGGCAGAGCCTGCGATTGCTGCCGTCGAAGACGGCCGCATTCAGTTCGTGCCCAAACAGTACGAAAACATGTACTTCTCCTGGATGCGCGACATCCAGGACTGGTGCATCAGCCGTCAGCTGTGGTGGGGTCACCGTATTCCGGCCTGGTACGACGAATCCGGCAAGGTCTATGTCGGCCGTAGCGAAGAAGAGGTGCGCAGCAAGCACAACCTCGGCGCCGACGTGGTCCTGAACCAGGACAACGACGTGCTCGACACCTGGTTCAGCTCGGGCCTGTGGACCTTCTCGACCCTGGGCTGGCCACAGCAGACCGAATTCCTCAAGAAGTTCCACTCCACCGACGTGCTGGTCACCGGCTTTGACATCATTTTCTTCTGGGTTGCCCGGATGATCATGCTGACCATGCACCTGGTGAAGAACGAGGACGGCACCCCGCAGGTACCGTTCAAGACCGTGTATGTGCACGGCCTGGTGCGCGATGGCCAGGGCCAGAAGATGTCCAAGTCCAAGGGCAACGTCCTTGACCCGCTGGACATCGTCGACGGCATCACCCTGGACGAACTGCTGGAAAAACGCACCAGCGGCATGATGCAGCCAAAGCTTGCCGAGAAGATCGCCAAGCAGACCAAGGCCGAGTTCCCGGAAGGCATCGCCAGCTACGGCACCGACGCCCTGCGCTTCACCTTCTGCTCGCTGGCCTCCACCGGTCGCGACATCAAGTTCGACATGGGCCGCGTCGAAGGCTACCGCAACTTCTGCAACAAGATCTGGAACGCTGCGCGCTATGTTCTGGACAAGGGCGAAGACTGCGGCCAGAACGGCGAAGCCTACGAGCTGTCGCTGGCTGATCGCTGGATCATCTCGCAGCTGCAGCGCACCGAAGCCGAAGTCACCCGCCAGCTCGACCAGTTCCGCTTCGACCTGGCCGCCCAGGCGCTCTACGAGTTCATCTGGAACCAGTATTGCGACTGGTACCTGGAGCTGTCCAAGCCGGTCCTGTGGGATGAGAACGCCCCGGTCGAACGCGCCCGTGGTACTCGCCGCACCCTGGTCCGGGTACTGGAAGTGGCACTGCGCCTGGCCCATCCGTTCATGCCGTTCATCACCGAAGAAATCTGGCAGCGCCTGGCGCCGCTGGCCGGCGCGCAAGGCAAGACCATCATGCTGCAGCCATGGCCAGTGGCCAATGAAAGCCGCATCGATGCCGCTGCCGAAGGCGATATCGAATGGCTCAAGGAGCTGATGCTCGGCGTGCGCAACATCCGCGGCGAAATGAACATCGGCCCGGGCAAGCCACTGCAACTGTTCCTGAAAAACGCCAGCGCCGAAGACCAGCGCCGCCTGCAGGAAAACGAAGCGCTGCTGAAGAAGCTGGCGAAGATCGAGTCCTTCACCGTGCTCGGCGAACAGGACGAGGCGCCGCTGAGCGCCACCGCCCTGGTCGGCGATCTGCAAGTACTGGTGCCGATGGCCGGGCTGATCGACAAGGACGCCGAGCTGGCTCGCCTGAGCAAGGAAATCCAGCGTCTGCAGGGCGAAGTCCAGCGCGTCGGCGGCAAGCTGTCCAACGCCGCCTTCGTCGACAAGGCACCGCCTGCGGTGATCGACAAGGAACGCGCCAAGCTGGCTGAAGCCGAACAGGCCCTGGCCAACTTCACCGAGCAGCATGCGCGGATTGCCGCCTTGTAA
- the rlmF gene encoding 23S rRNA (adenine(1618)-N(6))-methyltransferase RlmF — MTTTNKPTLHPRNRHQGRYDFPQLIKSSPQLGQFMITNPHGKPSIDFANPDAVRVFNRALLKAQYGIQHWDIPADYLCPPIPGRADYVHVLADLLADENGGEIPRGAQVQALDIGVGANCIYPLLGNSDYRWRFLGSDIDATALAAAGAIVQANGLGKAISLRQQGNRKHILLGLLKSDERFDLTLCNPPFHASREEATRGSQRKWRALGKADPKRKLPVLNFGGQNNELWCEGGEIRFVSQLVAESVSLSQQVLWFTSLVSKASNLPGIQAALKKAGAAEQRVVEMGQGQKQSRMIAWTFQDAAARQAWRQQRWSKTQS, encoded by the coding sequence ATGACCACAACCAACAAACCGACCCTGCACCCGCGCAACCGCCACCAGGGCCGCTACGACTTCCCCCAGTTGATCAAGAGCAGCCCGCAGCTGGGCCAGTTCATGATCACCAACCCCCACGGCAAGCCGAGCATCGACTTCGCCAACCCGGATGCCGTCAGGGTCTTCAACCGCGCCCTGCTCAAGGCCCAGTACGGTATCCAGCACTGGGACATCCCGGCTGACTACCTGTGCCCGCCAATCCCCGGCCGGGCCGACTACGTACACGTGCTGGCCGACTTGCTGGCAGACGAAAACGGCGGCGAAATACCCCGTGGCGCGCAGGTCCAGGCCCTGGACATCGGCGTCGGTGCCAATTGCATCTACCCGTTGCTGGGCAACAGCGATTACCGCTGGCGCTTTCTCGGTTCAGACATCGACGCCACGGCACTGGCTGCGGCCGGCGCCATCGTCCAGGCCAACGGCCTGGGCAAGGCCATCAGCCTGCGCCAGCAAGGCAACCGCAAGCACATCCTGCTGGGGCTGCTCAAAAGCGACGAGCGCTTCGACCTGACCCTGTGCAACCCGCCCTTCCACGCCTCACGCGAAGAAGCCACCCGCGGCAGCCAGCGCAAATGGCGGGCACTGGGCAAGGCCGATCCCAAGCGCAAGCTGCCGGTGCTGAACTTTGGCGGGCAGAACAACGAACTGTGGTGCGAAGGCGGCGAGATCCGCTTCGTCAGCCAGTTGGTGGCCGAGAGCGTCAGCCTGAGCCAGCAGGTGCTGTGGTTCACCAGCCTGGTATCGAAAGCCTCCAACCTGCCCGGCATCCAGGCCGCGCTGAAAAAGGCCGGGGCGGCCGAACAGCGGGTGGTGGAGATGGGCCAGGGGCAGAAACAGAGCCGCATGATCGCCTGGACCTTCCAGGACGCCGCAGCGCGCCAGGCTTGGCGCCAGCAGCGCTGGAGCAAAACCCAGTCATAA
- a CDS encoding HU family DNA-binding protein produces MALTKDQLIADIAEAIDAPKTTARNALEQLGQIVADQLENGSEITLPGIGKLKITERPARTGRNPSTGAAIEIAAKKVVKFVPAKVLTDAVNK; encoded by the coding sequence ATGGCATTGACCAAAGACCAACTGATCGCCGATATCGCTGAAGCTATCGACGCGCCAAAAACCACCGCGCGTAACGCTCTGGAGCAACTGGGCCAGATCGTTGCTGATCAACTGGAAAATGGCAGCGAAATCACCCTGCCAGGCATCGGCAAACTGAAAATCACCGAGCGTCCTGCCCGTACCGGCCGCAACCCTTCGACTGGCGCTGCCATCGAAATCGCTGCCAAGAAAGTCGTCAAGTTCGTACCAGCCAAAGTGCTGACCGACGCTGTAAACAAGTAA
- the yejK gene encoding nucleoid-associated protein YejK, whose protein sequence is MPIRHCIVHLIDKKPDGSPAVLHARDSELAESGAIENLLADLNDSYNAKQGKAWGFFHAESGAHPFSGWLKEYLDEGSTFTAFSRVAVEHLQKLMEESNLSVGGHVLFAHYQQGMTDYLVIALLHHSEGVAVNAELDVTPSRHLDLGQLHLAARINLSEWQNNKASKQYISFIKGKNGKKVSEYFRDFIGCQEGVDGPGETRTLLKAFSDFVESEDLPEEAAREKTQTLVDYATSQTKAGEPVTLEELSGLIDEDRPRAFYEHIRNKDYGLSPEIPADKRTLNQFRRFTGRAEGLSISFEAHLLGSKVEYDEEAGTLIIKGLPTQLTDQLKRRKD, encoded by the coding sequence ATGCCGATCCGTCATTGCATCGTCCACCTGATCGACAAGAAACCCGATGGCAGCCCCGCCGTGCTGCACGCCCGCGACTCGGAACTGGCCGAGTCGGGTGCCATCGAAAACCTTCTGGCCGACCTCAACGATAGCTACAACGCCAAACAGGGCAAAGCCTGGGGCTTCTTCCACGCAGAATCCGGCGCCCACCCGTTCAGCGGCTGGCTCAAGGAATACCTCGACGAAGGCAGCACCTTCACGGCCTTCAGCCGCGTCGCCGTCGAGCACCTGCAAAAGCTGATGGAAGAGTCCAACCTGTCGGTCGGCGGCCACGTGTTGTTCGCCCACTATCAGCAAGGCATGACCGATTACCTGGTGATCGCCTTGCTGCACCACAGCGAAGGCGTGGCGGTAAACGCCGAGCTGGACGTGACCCCGTCGCGCCACCTGGACCTGGGCCAGCTGCACCTGGCCGCGCGCATCAACCTTTCCGAGTGGCAGAACAACAAGGCCTCCAAGCAGTACATCTCCTTCATCAAGGGCAAGAACGGCAAGAAGGTCTCGGAGTACTTCCGCGACTTCATCGGCTGCCAGGAAGGCGTCGACGGCCCGGGCGAGACCCGCACCCTGCTCAAGGCTTTCAGCGATTTTGTCGAAAGCGAAGACCTGCCCGAAGAAGCCGCCCGCGAGAAGACCCAGACCCTGGTCGACTACGCCACCAGCCAGACCAAGGCCGGCGAGCCAGTAACCCTCGAGGAGCTCTCAGGGCTGATCGATGAAGACCGCCCACGGGCCTTCTACGAACATATTCGCAACAAGGACTACGGCCTGTCGCCGGAAATCCCCGCCGATAAGCGCACGCTCAACCAGTTCCGCCGCTTCACCGGCCGTGCCGAAGGGCTGTCGATCAGCTTTGAAGCGCACTTGCTGGGCTCGAAGGTCGAGTACGACGAGGAAGCCGGCACCCTGATCATCAAAGGCCTGCCGACGCAACTGACCGATCAGCTCAAGCGTCGCAAGGACTGA
- a CDS encoding GIY-YIG nuclease family protein, whose product MSEPIAQPPNKPWYVYLVRAANGSLYCGISDNPERRFQAHQKGQGARYFSTSPAVALVYVEAWPDKTKALQQERLVKKLRKSAKEALVASWAGLSPCDA is encoded by the coding sequence GTGTCCGAGCCCATTGCCCAACCACCGAACAAACCCTGGTACGTCTACCTGGTACGCGCCGCCAATGGCTCGCTGTACTGCGGGATCAGCGACAACCCGGAGCGGCGCTTCCAGGCCCACCAGAAGGGCCAGGGGGCACGCTACTTCAGCACCAGCCCGGCAGTGGCTTTGGTCTATGTCGAGGCCTGGCCCGACAAAACCAAGGCGCTGCAACAGGAGCGGCTGGTGAAAAAGCTGCGCAAGAGTGCCAAGGAGGCGCTGGTGGCCTCCTGGGCGGGGCTCAGTCCTTGCGACGCTTGA
- a CDS encoding nuclear transport factor 2 family protein: MSDANTALITRFYQAFQRLDAEAMVACYSDDIVFSDPVFGTLRGKDAGDMWRMLTTRAKDFTLTFDTVRADERAGSARWVARYLFSQTGRTVVNDIQARFVFRDGKICEHHDSFDLWRWARQALGTTGVLLGWSPLVQGKVRAQAQKGLRAFQAGR, from the coding sequence ATGAGCGACGCCAATACTGCCCTGATCACCCGCTTCTACCAGGCTTTCCAGCGCCTGGACGCCGAAGCCATGGTCGCCTGTTACAGCGACGATATCGTTTTCAGTGACCCGGTCTTCGGTACTTTGCGCGGCAAGGATGCCGGTGACATGTGGCGCATGCTCACCACCCGCGCCAAGGACTTTACCCTGACCTTCGACACGGTACGCGCCGACGAGCGCGCTGGCAGCGCCCGCTGGGTCGCCCGCTACCTGTTCAGCCAGACCGGCCGCACCGTGGTCAACGACATCCAGGCACGCTTTGTGTTTCGGGACGGCAAGATCTGCGAGCACCACGACAGTTTCGACCTGTGGCGCTGGGCACGTCAGGCCTTGGGCACCACGGGGGTGCTGCTGGGCTGGTCGCCGCTGGTCCAGGGCAAGGTGCGCGCCCAGGCGCAGAAAGGCCTGCGGGCGTTTCAGGCGGGGCGCTGA
- a CDS encoding CynX/NimT family MFS transporter has protein sequence MGDETTRTAAPANGPELEELLIDAEADDEQVQQQPVLLKRPWLLLLGLVLVALNLRPALSSMAPLLGQVSDNLGLSASQAGLLTTLPVLCRGLFAPLAPVLARRFGSERVILGILLVLAAGIAVRSAFGSTGVFVGSIMAGASIGVIGVLLPGIVKRDFPKHAGTLTGVYTMALCLGAAMAAGATVPLSERLGDSWSLGLGFWLIPALLAALIWLPQARQGHGAHNVAYRVRGLLRDPLAWQVTLYMGLQSSLAYIVFGWLPSILIGRGLSPTQAGLVLSGSVIVQLLSSLSAPWLATRGKDQRLAIVVVMLMALAGLFGCLYAPLEGLWGWAIVLGLGQGGTFALALTLIVLRSKDAHVAANLSSMAQGIGYTLASMGPFAVGLVHDLTGGWNAVGWIFAVLGIGAIGFGLKAGRNLHVQVVSERV, from the coding sequence ATGGGCGATGAAACAACCCGAACTGCGGCGCCGGCCAACGGGCCGGAGCTGGAAGAACTGCTGATCGACGCCGAAGCCGACGACGAACAAGTGCAACAGCAACCGGTGCTGCTCAAGCGCCCGTGGCTGTTGCTGCTCGGCCTGGTGCTGGTGGCGCTGAACCTGCGTCCGGCGTTGTCGAGCATGGCGCCGCTGCTGGGCCAGGTCAGCGACAACCTCGGCTTGAGCGCTTCCCAGGCGGGCCTGCTGACCACCTTGCCGGTGCTTTGCCGGGGCTTGTTCGCGCCACTGGCGCCGGTGTTGGCGCGACGTTTTGGCAGTGAGCGGGTCATTCTCGGCATCCTTCTGGTACTGGCTGCGGGGATTGCCGTGCGCAGCGCCTTTGGCAGCACCGGGGTATTCGTCGGCAGTATCATGGCCGGGGCTAGCATCGGTGTGATCGGCGTGCTGTTGCCGGGCATCGTCAAGCGCGACTTCCCCAAGCATGCCGGGACCCTGACCGGCGTCTACACCATGGCCTTGTGCCTGGGCGCGGCAATGGCTGCGGGCGCCACCGTGCCCCTGAGCGAGCGCCTGGGCGACAGCTGGTCGCTGGGCCTGGGCTTCTGGTTGATCCCGGCCTTGCTGGCGGCGCTGATCTGGCTGCCCCAGGCCCGCCAGGGCCACGGCGCCCACAATGTGGCCTACCGTGTACGCGGCCTGCTGCGCGATCCGCTGGCCTGGCAGGTCACCCTGTACATGGGCCTGCAATCGTCGCTGGCCTATATCGTTTTCGGCTGGCTGCCGTCGATCCTCATCGGTCGCGGCCTGAGCCCGACCCAGGCCGGGCTGGTGTTGTCCGGCTCGGTGATCGTGCAGTTGCTCAGTTCGCTCAGCGCGCCGTGGCTGGCGACCCGTGGCAAGGACCAGCGCCTGGCCATTGTGGTGGTCATGCTCATGGCCCTGGCCGGCTTGTTCGGCTGCCTGTATGCGCCGCTGGAAGGCCTGTGGGGCTGGGCCATTGTCCTGGGGCTGGGGCAGGGCGGTACCTTCGCCCTGGCATTGACCCTGATCGTGCTGCGTTCCAAAGACGCTCACGTCGCCGCCAACCTGTCGAGCATGGCCCAGGGCATCGGTTACACCCTGGCATCGATGGGGCCATTCGCGGTCGGCCTGGTGCATGACCTGACCGGCGGCTGGAACGCGGTGGGCTGGATCTTTGCCGTGCTGGGCATCGGCGCCATAGGCTTTGGCCTCAAGGCCGGGCGCAACCTGCATGTGCAGGTGGTCAGCGAGCGGGTTTGA